A single genomic interval of Blastopirellula marina harbors:
- a CDS encoding RNA polymerase sigma factor codes for MTSPFEHRLTEAEIAALYQEHGEELRRFLWGVVADWNQVQDIIQTTFRKLVEVGHETQPDSRKAWLFQVAYREALAHRRKQGTHKRVLDRLLESQPEDSTIEDDPLVREEMTATVREAIQQLSPDLQQVLRMRIYEDKTFAQIAEELDIPLGTALGRMRNAMLKLRGKLAWTQRDA; via the coding sequence TTGACATCTCCTTTTGAACACCGGCTTACCGAAGCCGAGATTGCGGCCCTCTACCAAGAGCACGGGGAAGAGCTGCGCAGGTTCCTTTGGGGGGTGGTCGCCGATTGGAATCAGGTTCAAGACATCATTCAAACTACGTTTCGCAAACTGGTAGAGGTGGGTCATGAAACTCAGCCTGATAGCCGCAAGGCTTGGCTGTTCCAAGTCGCCTACCGCGAAGCACTGGCCCATCGCCGGAAGCAAGGAACTCACAAGAGGGTTCTCGATCGTCTGCTGGAAAGCCAGCCGGAAGATTCGACCATTGAGGACGACCCCCTGGTTCGCGAGGAAATGACCGCCACGGTCCGCGAAGCCATCCAACAGCTTTCGCCCGACTTACAGCAAGTCTTGCGAATGCGAATTTATGAAGACAAAACGTTCGCCCAAATCGCAGAGGAGCTAGACATTCCTCTAGGAACAGCTTTGGGACGAATGCGAAATGCCATGCTTAAGTTACGCGGCAAGCTGGCCTGGACCCAGCGCGACGCCTAA